The following proteins are encoded in a genomic region of Dictyoglomus sp. NZ13-RE01:
- a CDS encoding histidine kinase, which yields MALRVEKVIENLYLIRTEERPFVSNSYLLSLANNGNTVNILIDPIPLINFNDLIAVLKELIGGVENLDIIYVNHQDPDVTSSLPGLMSMNKNAMLITSEDTWRLIRMYGLDENRYQAIEHFPNRKVILRTGHSFQFIHTPFCHFRGAFMVYYPTKRVLFSGDVMGGLITKKEDNIYANKDSWTGIKIFHQIYIPSKEALRLTVDRIGRLDPLPELILPQHGDIIKGDLILEFSKRLNELEVGLDHLLEQERKEDTYLYAFNEIIRIFKEKWGESVVREKIENINSSPYFPELIHFENGVALAFRVSPLSAIEIIYKNFVEDLNPRERENLRAEITGILNKYNLDIPEGIYEERTSVWDNFRRIFRIFQR from the coding sequence ATGGCTTTACGAGTAGAAAAAGTAATCGAAAACTTATACCTTATTAGGACAGAGGAAAGACCCTTTGTCTCTAATAGTTATCTTTTATCTCTTGCTAATAATGGAAATACAGTAAACATTTTAATTGATCCTATTCCATTAATAAACTTTAATGACCTCATAGCAGTATTAAAGGAGTTAATTGGTGGAGTAGAAAATTTAGATATAATTTACGTTAACCATCAGGATCCTGACGTAACCTCATCCCTTCCAGGATTAATGTCAATGAATAAAAATGCAATGCTTATTACCTCTGAGGATACATGGAGATTAATTAGAATGTATGGATTAGATGAAAATAGGTACCAAGCAATTGAACATTTCCCTAATAGAAAAGTCATACTAAGGACAGGACATTCTTTTCAATTCATCCATACACCCTTCTGCCACTTCAGAGGTGCTTTTATGGTTTATTATCCTACAAAAAGAGTGCTTTTTTCAGGAGATGTAATGGGAGGTTTAATCACAAAGAAAGAAGATAACATATATGCAAATAAAGATTCATGGACAGGAATTAAAATATTTCATCAAATATATATACCCTCAAAAGAAGCCTTAAGACTTACAGTAGATAGGATTGGGAGATTAGATCCTTTACCTGAGCTAATTCTCCCACAACATGGAGATATCATAAAAGGAGACTTAATTCTTGAGTTTTCAAAAAGATTAAACGAATTAGAAGTAGGATTAGATCATTTATTAGAACAGGAAAGGAAAGAGGATACATATCTCTATGCCTTTAATGAAATAATTAGGATTTTTAAGGAAAAGTGGGGAGAAAGTGTTGTTAGAGAAAAGATTGAAAATATAAATTCATCCCCATATTTTCCTGAGCTTATTCATTTTGAAAACGGTGTTGCATTAGCATTTAGAGTTTCTCCTCTTTCAGCTATAGAGATAATTTATAAGAACTTTGTAGAAGATCTAAATCCAAGAGAAAGAGAAAACTTGAGAGCGGAAATTACTGGCATATTAAATAAATATAACTTAGATATTCCTGAAGGAATTTACGAAGAAAGAACCTCTGTCTGGGATAATTTTAGAAGAATATTTAGAATATTTCAGAGGTGA
- a CDS encoding FmdB family transcriptional regulator translates to MPIFEYLCMDCGEKFEKLVFNFENMNCPNCGGSNVKKLISKFSSPGLDKGGCSSCSVKGCSGCGR, encoded by the coding sequence ATGCCCATTTTTGAGTACTTATGTATGGATTGTGGTGAAAAATTTGAAAAACTCGTTTTCAATTTTGAGAATATGAATTGTCCTAACTGTGGTGGATCAAATGTAAAAAAATTAATATCAAAATTTTCTTCGCCTGGATTAGATAAGGGAGGGTGTAGCTCCTGTTCTGTAAAAGGCTGTAGTGGATGTGGTAGGTAA
- a CDS encoding repressor LexA, translating to MKKLSKRQREVLNYIKKTWEETGEFPTVREITKALGLRSSGSGYFHLMALVRKGLLEKDAHGRFKWKYISEEGFRYIPLVGSIKAGYPVESIELIEDYIPVPEILLKGNGSFFLLRVKGDSMIGAHIIEGDLVIVRKQKIAEIGDIVVAMVGDEVTIKFLKGENGRLLLEPANPNYRRIEEAFEIIGKVVGLIRKF from the coding sequence ATGAAAAAGTTAAGTAAAAGGCAAAGGGAAGTGTTAAATTATATAAAAAAGACATGGGAAGAAACAGGAGAGTTCCCTACAGTAAGGGAAATAACTAAAGCTTTAGGGCTTAGATCTTCAGGCTCTGGGTATTTTCACTTGATGGCTTTAGTTAGAAAGGGTCTACTGGAGAAGGATGCGCATGGCAGGTTCAAGTGGAAATACATCTCAGAAGAGGGCTTTAGATATATTCCTTTAGTTGGAAGTATTAAAGCAGGCTATCCTGTTGAGAGTATAGAATTGATTGAAGACTATATTCCTGTTCCAGAGATTTTACTAAAAGGTAATGGTAGTTTTTTCCTATTGAGGGTAAAAGGGGATAGCATGATTGGAGCCCATATAATAGAGGGAGATTTAGTTATTGTAAGGAAGCAGAAGATAGCAGAAATTGGAGATATAGTTGTGGCAATGGTTGGAGATGAAGTAACTATAAAATTTCTAAAGGGAGAAAATGGCAGGCTCTTATTGGAGCCTGCCAATCCAAATTATCGCAGAATAGAAGAAGCCTTTGAAATTATAGGGAAGGTTGTGGGGTTAATAAGAAAATTTTAG
- a CDS encoding TldD protein, producing the protein MWGKERIFETLEGLMKKLPFERNELVLVINTEELTRFANNRIHQNVGEVNLNLFIRVGENKRKAVIEINRIDEDSFKNAIESLKIILKNQPENEELILPKPQDYKEVNNVTFEPSPEKRAQIVNKIIKIGEEKELNTFGAVSENIMELGVMNSNGLFGYAPIGYAHGKVMYMSDTSSGYQECSGNNMESIDFEYLSYRALEKCLLSQNPQDLEPGKYTVILEPLAVSEMMEQVSYFGFSAKAVREKRSFLALYQGQQIFSTKVNIYDDGLDPKGIIIPIDFEGVPKKRVELVRDGIPLGPVYDTYEGEKVGKESTGHALPPTNNFGPLPSNLFFVPGEVSLEEMISKLEKGILVTRFHYVNAFLDPINVLATGMTRDGTFLIENGKIKKPIKNMRFTQSFISALGNVEEISKETVIMPFFAGFSRVPGLRIKDFNFTGTTEF; encoded by the coding sequence ATGTGGGGAAAGGAAAGAATTTTTGAGACTTTAGAGGGTTTAATGAAAAAATTGCCCTTTGAAAGAAATGAATTGGTTTTGGTTATAAATACTGAGGAATTGACAAGGTTTGCAAATAATAGGATTCATCAGAACGTAGGGGAAGTAAACTTAAACTTGTTTATAAGAGTAGGAGAGAATAAAAGAAAAGCCGTAATTGAGATTAATAGAATTGATGAAGACTCTTTTAAAAATGCGATTGAAAGTTTAAAAATTATCCTAAAAAATCAACCAGAAAATGAAGAGTTAATTCTACCAAAACCTCAGGATTATAAAGAAGTTAATAATGTCACTTTTGAACCTTCTCCAGAAAAGAGAGCTCAAATTGTAAATAAGATTATAAAGATTGGTGAAGAGAAAGAATTAAATACTTTTGGAGCAGTTTCAGAAAATATTATGGAGCTCGGTGTAATGAACTCAAATGGGCTTTTTGGATATGCTCCCATTGGCTATGCTCATGGAAAAGTAATGTATATGAGTGATACTTCTTCAGGATATCAAGAGTGTTCAGGAAATAACATGGAAAGTATTGATTTTGAATATTTATCTTATAGAGCATTAGAAAAGTGTTTGCTATCTCAAAATCCCCAAGATTTAGAACCAGGTAAATATACTGTAATTCTTGAACCTTTGGCTGTTTCTGAGATGATGGAGCAAGTTTCTTATTTTGGCTTTTCTGCAAAAGCCGTAAGAGAAAAAAGATCTTTTTTGGCTCTCTATCAAGGACAGCAAATATTTTCCACTAAGGTCAATATATACGATGATGGTTTGGATCCTAAGGGGATAATTATACCTATAGATTTTGAAGGTGTACCTAAAAAGAGAGTGGAATTAGTAAGGGATGGTATACCTTTGGGTCCAGTTTATGACACTTATGAGGGGGAAAAAGTAGGTAAAGAATCTACAGGACATGCTTTACCTCCTACAAATAATTTTGGACCTCTCCCTTCAAATTTATTTTTTGTGCCAGGGGAAGTGTCATTGGAAGAAATGATTTCAAAATTAGAAAAAGGTATTTTAGTAACACGTTTTCATTATGTAAATGCCTTTTTAGATCCTATTAATGTTCTTGCAACTGGCATGACAAGGGACGGAACTTTTCTCATTGAAAATGGTAAAATTAAAAAGCCTATTAAGAACATGAGGTTTACTCAAAGTTTTATATCTGCTCTTGGAAATGTGGAGGAAATATCAAAGGAAACTGTAATAATGCCATTTTTTGCTGGTTTTTCAAGGGTTCCTGGTTTAAGGATAAAGGATTTTAATTTTACAGGCACTACTGAATTTTAG
- a CDS encoding peptidase C69, with product MKSIGKEILNYASSLGADYVDVRIVKRKREELSVKNGVLETANMTESYGFGVRVLYKGAWGFMSSFNVDDYKSIVEKAFLIAKASSEVNKKKVTLSPLNPEKAVWKSNFKINPFAVPFEKKLNLLFESNNIMRKVAGVSIAVSEMEFFQEDKVFLSSEGAEIEQSILESGAGIFAFAIEGNDVQRRSYPNSFGGDFRKGGWEFIEELDLIGNAERIAKEAVLLLRAEPLPEMVTTLILDGSQLALQVHESCGHPTELDRVLGDEASFAGTSFLTLDKLGKFQYGSEIVNIVADATHPYGLGSFGFDDEGVPAQKSYLVKNGRFVGYLTSRETASIIGEVSNGTMRADGWNRIPIIRMTNINLLPGDKTFEEIIESTDEGIYMETNKNWSIDDKRLNFHFGCEIAYEIKNGKLGKIYKNPYYTGITYEFWRSCDAIANEKYWRVWGVPNCGKGEPMQVARVGHGTSPARFRNVKVGGGK from the coding sequence CATTGGGTGCTGATTATGTGGATGTAAGAATTGTGAAAAGAAAGAGAGAAGAATTATCTGTAAAAAATGGTGTCTTGGAGACAGCAAATATGACTGAAAGTTACGGTTTTGGGGTTAGAGTTCTGTATAAAGGTGCTTGGGGTTTTATGTCCTCTTTTAATGTAGATGATTATAAATCTATAGTGGAGAAAGCTTTCTTGATAGCAAAGGCAAGTTCTGAGGTAAATAAAAAGAAAGTGACTTTATCTCCTTTAAATCCTGAGAAGGCGGTATGGAAAAGTAATTTTAAAATAAATCCCTTCGCAGTTCCTTTTGAAAAAAAGTTAAACCTTCTTTTTGAAAGTAATAATATTATGCGAAAAGTTGCAGGGGTATCTATTGCTGTTTCCGAGATGGAATTTTTTCAAGAGGACAAAGTATTTTTAAGTAGTGAAGGGGCAGAAATAGAACAAAGTATTTTAGAAAGTGGAGCAGGTATTTTTGCTTTTGCTATTGAGGGAAATGATGTTCAAAGAAGATCTTATCCAAATTCTTTTGGTGGGGATTTTAGAAAAGGCGGATGGGAATTTATTGAGGAACTTGATCTTATTGGAAATGCAGAAAGGATAGCAAAAGAAGCTGTTCTTCTCCTTAGGGCGGAACCACTTCCTGAAATGGTCACTACTCTAATTCTTGATGGCAGTCAATTAGCCCTTCAAGTACATGAGTCATGTGGGCATCCCACAGAATTAGATAGGGTTTTGGGAGATGAAGCAAGCTTTGCAGGTACGAGCTTTCTTACATTGGATAAGTTAGGCAAATTTCAATATGGATCTGAAATCGTTAATATAGTAGCAGATGCCACTCATCCTTATGGTCTTGGTTCTTTTGGTTTTGATGATGAAGGTGTTCCTGCTCAAAAAAGTTATTTGGTTAAAAATGGCAGATTCGTAGGTTACTTAACTTCAAGAGAAACTGCTTCTATTATAGGTGAAGTCTCAAATGGGACTATGAGGGCGGATGGTTGGAATAGGATTCCTATTATTAGAATGACTAATATCAATCTATTACCAGGAGATAAGACATTTGAAGAAATTATAGAGTCTACAGATGAAGGTATTTATATGGAAACAAATAAGAATTGGTCTATTGACGATAAAAGATTAAACTTCCATTTTGGCTGTGAGATTGCCTACGAAATAAAGAATGGAAAATTGGGGAAAATTTATAAGAATCCATACTATACAGGAATTACTTATGAGTTTTGGAGAAGCTGTGATGCTATTGCCAATGAAAAATATTGGAGAGTATGGGGAGTTCCAAATTGTGGAAAAGGAGAACCTATGCAGGTAGCAAGGGTAGGACATGGAACATCTCCTGCAAGATTTAGAAATGTTAAGGTAGGTGGTGGTAAATAA